From Candidatus Zixiibacteriota bacterium, a single genomic window includes:
- a CDS encoding 50S ribosomal protein L25 — MKTLPLSARPRTASGKGGARKLRATGSVPGILYGEKTDPMTLTIPAREITLLLKKASSEHSLVDLTVEGGDGAELALIKEVQHDPITEDILHIDLQHIHADKRLRVTVPVHLIGVPDGVKNFGGILQHALRDVEVEALPVDIPDFFDVDVSALNIHEAMHVSDLKAERVTIVTPQERTVASVVPPTVVKETTPEEAAAATAAESAAGAPEVLTERKMEEGEEEEPEGKKEKEKKEKKEK; from the coding sequence ATGAAGACACTACCGTTATCAGCGCGTCCCCGCACCGCCTCCGGTAAAGGAGGCGCGCGCAAGCTGCGCGCGACGGGATCGGTACCCGGCATCCTCTACGGCGAGAAAACCGATCCGATGACGCTCACCATACCCGCGCGGGAGATTACCCTGCTTTTGAAGAAGGCCTCATCGGAACATTCGCTCGTCGATCTGACAGTCGAAGGTGGCGACGGCGCCGAACTGGCCCTGATCAAAGAGGTACAGCATGATCCCATCACCGAAGACATCCTGCACATCGATTTGCAGCACATCCACGCGGACAAACGCCTCCGCGTGACGGTGCCGGTGCACTTGATCGGTGTTCCCGACGGCGTCAAGAACTTCGGCGGAATTTTGCAGCACGCGCTTCGCGATGTTGAAGTCGAAGCGCTGCCGGTCGATATCCCCGACTTCTTCGATGTCGATGTCTCGGCATTGAACATTCACGAGGCGATGCACGTCAGCGACCTGAAAGCCGAGCGCGTCACGATCGTCACCCCGCAGGAGCGGACAGTGGCCTCAGTCGTGCCGCCGACCGTCGTCAAGGAGACGACGCCGGAAGAAGCGGCCGCCGCGACCGCCGCCGAATCGGCTGCCGGCGCTCCCGAAGTCCTGACCGAGCGCAAGATGGAAGAGGGCGAAGAAGAAGAGCCCGAGGGCAAGAAGGAGAAAGAGAAGAAAGAAAAGAAAGAGAAGTAG
- a CDS encoding biotin--[acetyl-CoA-carboxylase] ligase: protein MNNSEIAPTARLQIGVIESLHARPLTTLQLVEILGADADVLSAALHELAGHGYVIAPDADGALRLIARPDRMIDTEILAGLRTKIFAKGLHCYAKVRSTNTRAVELADSGAPEGTIVVAEEQTGGKGRLGRQWFSASGLGIWSSIILRPSGLLQRASGLSLLAALAFAQTVEQELNLTVGLKWPNDGLIDGKKVLGVLTEVSALKRKPSTENDLVEYAVCGTGINVSHTAEDFPDEFRARAISLAMAQGRPVDRMALYRAFLEHFDALYIRFRSDGITPFLAEYKRRSVLLGQEVAIKQGHHTITGTAVDLDDNGALIVRNGQQDTVVFSGEATLRT, encoded by the coding sequence TTGAACAATTCGGAGATCGCGCCGACGGCACGTTTGCAAATCGGCGTTATCGAATCACTGCACGCACGGCCGCTGACCACGCTGCAGCTCGTGGAGATTCTCGGCGCCGATGCGGACGTCCTGTCCGCCGCATTGCACGAACTCGCCGGGCACGGCTACGTCATTGCCCCCGATGCCGATGGCGCACTGCGACTGATTGCGCGTCCCGACCGCATGATCGACACAGAGATTCTCGCCGGTTTGCGGACGAAAATCTTCGCCAAAGGACTGCACTGTTATGCGAAGGTCCGTTCGACCAACACCCGCGCCGTCGAACTGGCCGACAGCGGAGCGCCCGAAGGAACGATTGTCGTCGCCGAAGAACAGACCGGCGGCAAGGGACGCCTGGGGCGCCAATGGTTTTCCGCCTCCGGATTGGGCATCTGGTCGTCGATAATCCTGCGCCCGTCGGGACTATTGCAGCGCGCGTCGGGGCTCTCGCTGCTGGCGGCATTGGCATTCGCCCAAACCGTCGAGCAGGAATTGAACCTCACGGTGGGACTGAAGTGGCCCAATGACGGACTGATCGACGGGAAGAAGGTTCTTGGTGTGCTGACTGAAGTGTCCGCCCTCAAGAGAAAACCTTCGACGGAAAACGATCTGGTCGAATATGCGGTCTGCGGGACCGGCATCAACGTGTCGCACACGGCCGAAGACTTTCCCGACGAGTTCCGTGCTCGGGCCATCTCGCTGGCCATGGCGCAGGGCAGGCCGGTCGACCGCATGGCACTCTACCGCGCCTTTTTGGAACACTTTGACGCGCTGTATATACGATTTCGCTCGGATGGCATCACACCGTTCCTCGCCGAATACAAACGCCGCTCTGTCCTCTTGGGTCAAGAAGTGGCTATCAAACAGGGCCATCACACGATCACGGGCACGGCGGTCGATCTTGATGACAATGGCGCGTTGATCGTGCGGAACGGTCAGCAGGACACTGTTGTCTTCTCCGGCGAAGCGACGCTCCGAACCTGA
- a CDS encoding sulfite exporter TauE/SafE family protein, giving the protein MDVSAFELPLLLSGACVAGIISAICGFGGGILYLPIVVAIVGPRTAVPLITLGLIFSNLSRVLLLFKHVKWPLTFKYCLGAIPGAILGALIFVRLPTGLLTRSIGVFLIASVFLRRFEQMQVRPSQHWIFIPLGAIVGFFSAIWGAIGPAAVPFFLATGLTKEAFVATIAFGAFAMHIAKTLSYGGLGLLHQSMLPLGAAIAVLMIFGTWIGHRILKRTTPRVFLTLVDGLLIVLGLFFLLK; this is encoded by the coding sequence ATGGATGTCTCGGCGTTTGAGCTGCCCTTGCTTCTGTCCGGCGCCTGTGTCGCCGGGATCATTTCGGCGATCTGCGGTTTCGGCGGCGGGATTCTCTATCTGCCAATCGTGGTTGCCATCGTCGGGCCGCGCACGGCGGTGCCGCTCATCACGCTGGGACTGATCTTCTCAAATCTCTCGCGCGTGCTGCTGCTGTTCAAACACGTCAAGTGGCCGCTGACCTTCAAGTATTGCCTCGGCGCCATACCCGGAGCGATCCTGGGCGCGCTCATCTTTGTTCGTCTACCGACAGGATTGCTCACACGCAGTATCGGCGTTTTCCTCATTGCCTCAGTTTTTCTGCGGCGCTTCGAGCAGATGCAGGTGCGACCGTCACAGCATTGGATCTTCATCCCGCTGGGCGCGATTGTCGGCTTCTTTTCGGCGATCTGGGGGGCCATCGGCCCGGCGGCGGTGCCGTTTTTTCTGGCAACAGGACTAACCAAGGAGGCGTTTGTCGCTACCATCGCCTTCGGCGCTTTTGCCATGCATATAGCCAAGACGCTCAGTTACGGCGGATTAGGCCTGCTGCACCAATCCATGCTGCCCCTGGGTGCAGCGATCGCGGTGCTGATGATATTCGGCACCTGGATCGGCCACCGCATCCTGAAGCGCACAACCCCGCGCGTCTTCCTCACGCTGGTGGATGGACTGCTTATTGTGTTGGGGTTATTCTTCCTGCTGAAGTGA
- a CDS encoding capsule assembly Wzi family protein has product MQRPRIRASWLVWTIVVWMPAVAHSGGNRLEDIPLDSWVYDAVFELSTLGHFGELLLHTRPYTRGDVAEAIAELPDGAEVLTPGEAILWNRLQDEFHEELAAAEHEEIQSPQRVRLGAGPTARADHTEDGYGKNRVGFDVTAAFTDTKHLAARTRLRVDSDGRFGTLFGGQYWRNKFTAWIVDQAVISARFGRLAISFGRESWRWGRSPRDAMLMSDHSPPFDGLRVVYHGGRWSYAFHTTRLDGMTTNEEGPVNRYLSAHRVNWRPHTRLELALSEVIVFGGPGRHWDWYYLNPLLPYYWEQLNQGQDDNPLWNIEVSWRAMSGLELYGEWMIDDFQIDFVTEPHQFGVLTGVAWWPRPCDNRLLINAEYQRINTFVYGQNRPWNRYLHYYDFDGNAIGIGSNLGTDADRISIRPRWHQSGLFDFVGMFEYVRRGADRLTTPQQSGVPLDVPFPSGTVERTLSCGLGVHAQQGAHIIVDLLAGYETVDNVGNMAGRGRSGPFVHFKLASLWWATLGI; this is encoded by the coding sequence ATGCAGAGGCCCAGAATCCGTGCGTCCTGGCTGGTCTGGACGATCGTCGTGTGGATGCCTGCGGTGGCCCATTCCGGGGGTAATCGCCTGGAAGACATACCGCTGGATTCCTGGGTTTATGATGCGGTCTTCGAGTTGTCGACCTTGGGACACTTTGGGGAGTTGCTGCTGCACACCAGACCGTACACACGCGGGGACGTTGCCGAGGCGATTGCCGAACTACCGGATGGCGCGGAGGTATTGACGCCGGGAGAGGCGATCCTTTGGAATCGCCTCCAAGATGAATTTCATGAAGAACTGGCTGCCGCGGAGCACGAGGAAATCCAATCTCCCCAACGTGTGCGGCTGGGGGCCGGTCCTACAGCGCGCGCCGACCACACCGAGGATGGGTATGGTAAAAACCGGGTCGGGTTCGATGTGACGGCCGCATTCACTGATACGAAGCATCTGGCAGCGCGGACCCGGCTGCGGGTGGATTCGGATGGGCGCTTCGGCACCCTATTCGGCGGCCAATACTGGAGAAACAAATTTACGGCATGGATCGTCGATCAGGCAGTGATCAGTGCGCGTTTCGGGCGCTTGGCGATCTCTTTTGGACGCGAATCCTGGCGTTGGGGGCGCTCGCCCCGCGATGCGATGCTCATGTCCGATCATTCGCCGCCGTTTGATGGACTGCGGGTCGTTTATCATGGCGGGCGCTGGAGTTATGCATTCCATACGACGCGGTTGGATGGCATGACGACCAATGAGGAGGGTCCGGTCAATCGATACCTGTCCGCACATCGCGTCAATTGGCGCCCGCACACGCGACTGGAACTCGCCCTCTCGGAAGTGATCGTATTCGGCGGGCCGGGCCGTCACTGGGATTGGTACTATCTCAATCCCCTGCTCCCGTACTATTGGGAGCAGCTCAACCAGGGTCAGGACGACAATCCACTATGGAATATCGAGGTCTCATGGCGGGCGATGTCCGGCCTGGAACTGTACGGCGAGTGGATGATCGACGACTTTCAGATCGACTTTGTCACGGAACCGCATCAATTCGGCGTGTTGACCGGCGTGGCCTGGTGGCCGCGTCCGTGCGACAACCGCCTGCTGATCAACGCCGAGTATCAGCGGATCAATACGTTTGTCTACGGGCAGAATCGTCCGTGGAACCGCTATCTGCACTACTATGACTTCGACGGCAATGCCATCGGCATCGGTTCGAATCTCGGAACCGATGCCGACCGGATCAGCATCCGACCGCGGTGGCACCAGTCCGGCCTCTTTGACTTCGTCGGGATGTTCGAATACGTGCGCCGTGGAGCCGACCGCCTGACGACGCCCCAGCAATCCGGCGTCCCCTTAGACGTGCCCTTTCCGTCGGGCACCGTCGAACGCACGCTCAGTTGCGGATTGGGAGTTCACGCACAGCAGGGCGCGCATATCATCGTCGATTTGCTGGCAGGGTATGAAACCGTGGACAATGTCGGCAATATGGCGGGCAGAGGCCGCAGTGGGCCCTTTGTCCACTTTAAGCTGGCCTCGCTCTGGTGGGCGACCCTTGGCATCTGA
- a CDS encoding radical SAM protein — translation MPLLGHQTFSPRMVGRGLRALVNPYVPVLAQVVVTRRCNLSCGYCNEYDEHSAPVSTETLTRYIDHLADLGTTVITLTGGETLLHPELDTVIRHVVARDMVCTSISNGFLLTQEWIERLNDAGLKLLQISVDNLAPNDTSQKSMTVLRKRLPLLKQYARFDVNINAVLGSCPATETRLLAREVRELGFFMTVGLLHGHDGMLDRGLLEQSDLEELYTELNGYRRRSPLHSFGEGWEHEMISTGQSDWKCRAGARYLYIDEFGKVSFCSQRRGEPGIPLLSFTREHARVFSRQRKGCELGCTIACVRRASSLDRFRSQEPEPDIILSGEPVTDGVA, via the coding sequence ATGCCCCTCCTCGGACACCAGACATTCAGCCCCCGCATGGTCGGGCGGGGCCTGCGTGCGCTCGTCAACCCGTATGTCCCGGTCTTGGCACAGGTGGTGGTGACGCGCCGCTGCAACCTCAGTTGCGGTTACTGCAACGAGTACGACGAACACTCCGCCCCGGTCTCGACCGAAACGCTCACGCGATACATCGATCACCTGGCCGACCTGGGCACGACGGTCATCACCCTCACCGGCGGCGAAACGTTGCTACATCCGGAATTGGACACTGTCATCCGGCATGTGGTCGCGCGGGACATGGTCTGTACGTCGATTTCCAATGGCTTTCTCTTAACGCAGGAGTGGATCGAACGGCTCAACGACGCCGGGCTCAAACTCCTGCAGATCTCCGTCGACAATCTCGCCCCCAACGACACCTCCCAAAAGTCGATGACGGTGCTGCGCAAGCGGCTGCCGCTGCTGAAGCAGTATGCCAGGTTTGACGTGAACATCAATGCTGTGCTCGGTTCCTGTCCGGCCACCGAGACCCGGCTGTTGGCGCGCGAGGTGCGCGAACTGGGGTTCTTCATGACCGTCGGCCTCCTGCACGGCCACGACGGCATGCTCGATCGCGGACTGTTGGAACAAAGCGACCTGGAGGAGTTGTACACCGAGCTCAACGGATACCGTCGCCGCTCGCCATTGCACAGCTTCGGCGAGGGCTGGGAGCACGAGATGATCAGTACCGGCCAGAGCGACTGGAAGTGCCGCGCCGGTGCGCGATACCTGTACATCGACGAATTCGGCAAAGTCTCGTTCTGCAGCCAGCGGCGCGGCGAGCCCGGTATTCCGCTGCTCTCCTTTACGCGCGAACACGCCCGTGTTTTCTCACGCCAGCGCAAGGGGTGCGAGCTCGGCTGCACCATTGCATGCGTCCGGCGCGCCTCGTCACTGGACCGGTTCCGGTCGCAGGAACCCGAACCCGACATCATTCTCTCCGGCGAGCCGGTCACCGACGGTGTCGCCTGA
- the nadC gene encoding carboxylating nicotinate-nucleotide diphosphorylase — protein sequence MRTLDRHLFSVSRQAYRRQTRTLVRLALAEDVGPGDLTTAALAFGRETGGARIIARRAGVLDGCDAVAEVFRQLDRHVTVNWRRRDGERFRRGESVATLAGPSTAILTGERTALNFLSHLSGIATATHALAAKIPRNTARLLDTRKTTPGWRLLEKHAARSGGALNHRLGLYDAVMIKDNHIAAAGGLAEAIRRVLSAKSRRIVICEITSHAQLDIALLAGVDWLLLDNFTPERLRQAVRLIRGFEAAHKARVRIEASGNITARNIDRMARTGVDFISVGAITHSAPAVDFSLEWIALKRGRSA from the coding sequence ATGCGAACGCTCGATCGACACCTGTTTTCCGTCTCGCGCCAGGCGTACCGGCGACAGACGCGGACGCTGGTGCGATTGGCACTGGCTGAAGATGTCGGACCGGGCGATCTAACAACGGCCGCCCTCGCTTTCGGTCGCGAAACGGGAGGCGCCAGGATTATCGCCCGGCGAGCGGGCGTGCTCGACGGCTGCGATGCGGTCGCCGAGGTTTTTCGACAACTCGATCGACACGTGACAGTCAACTGGCGCAGGCGCGACGGTGAACGGTTTCGCCGAGGAGAATCGGTCGCAACTTTGGCCGGGCCGAGCACCGCGATTCTGACGGGGGAACGCACCGCGCTCAATTTTCTCTCTCATCTGTCCGGGATCGCCACCGCGACGCATGCGCTGGCGGCGAAGATTCCCCGCAACACCGCCCGCCTGTTGGACACGCGCAAAACGACGCCGGGATGGCGCTTGTTGGAAAAGCACGCCGCAAGGTCGGGCGGCGCGCTGAATCACCGGCTCGGACTCTACGACGCGGTGATGATCAAGGACAACCACATCGCGGCGGCGGGCGGATTGGCCGAAGCGATTCGGCGCGTGCTCTCCGCAAAGAGCCGTCGCATCGTCATCTGTGAGATCACTTCACACGCTCAGCTCGACATCGCTCTGCTCGCGGGTGTCGATTGGCTCTTGCTGGACAACTTCACGCCGGAGCGCCTCCGACAGGCGGTCAGACTGATCCGTGGCTTCGAGGCAGCCCACAAGGCGCGCGTCCGCATCGAAGCATCGGGCAACATCACCGCACGCAACATCGACCGAATGGCCCGTACCGGGGTCGATTTCATTTCGGTCGGCGCGATCACCCACTCCGCGCCCGCAGTCGACTTTTCGCTGGAGTGGATCGCCCTCAAAAGGGGACGTTCGGCTTGA
- the ispE gene encoding 4-(cytidine 5'-diphospho)-2-C-methyl-D-erythritol kinase — protein sequence MKPWTMSAIWRAEAAVGPLSTLSWPRSGGRPLASDQPARTCHVRAPAKINLGLRVLGKRSDGYHEIDTVFVAIDCYDDLEFEGTDSGGIALSWRTDDPDFPTHDLTGDDSNLIVRAVRLVERERGLTAHLRIGLIKRIPIAAGLGGGSADAAATLAACNRLLGLNETARTLSNWAAQLGSDVPFFLGPPCARGRGRGEILEPVECSTDWWALLVCPSMRLSAAEVYGALRLTGDRPFTDTLPRLAGNGFIAAIGGLHNDLEQVVIGRAPVVQRWRSQLSHAGARCVLVSGSGPTVVGIFDFAPDPETIGMGLSPGDRMIVARPVATRSALIIG from the coding sequence ATGAAACCGTGGACAATGTCGGCAATATGGCGGGCAGAGGCCGCAGTGGGCCCTTTGTCCACTTTAAGCTGGCCTCGCTCTGGTGGGCGACCCTTGGCATCTGATCAACCCGCCCGAACTTGCCATGTCCGTGCACCCGCCAAAATCAACCTGGGACTGCGCGTGCTTGGCAAACGCAGCGACGGTTACCACGAGATCGACACGGTCTTCGTGGCGATTGATTGTTACGACGATCTCGAATTTGAAGGGACCGATTCGGGCGGGATTGCCCTGAGTTGGCGGACTGATGACCCCGACTTCCCCACGCACGATCTGACCGGCGACGATTCGAATCTGATCGTCCGCGCGGTGCGCCTTGTCGAACGTGAGCGCGGCCTGACCGCGCACCTGCGCATCGGCTTGATCAAGCGCATCCCGATCGCCGCCGGGCTGGGGGGCGGGTCGGCCGACGCGGCCGCGACGCTGGCGGCATGCAACCGGCTGCTGGGACTTAATGAAACCGCTCGGACGCTATCAAACTGGGCAGCGCAATTGGGGTCGGATGTCCCCTTCTTTCTGGGACCGCCGTGTGCCCGCGGACGGGGGCGCGGTGAAATCTTGGAACCTGTTGAGTGCTCGACCGACTGGTGGGCGCTGCTGGTTTGCCCTTCGATGCGGCTGTCGGCCGCCGAGGTCTACGGGGCTTTGCGCTTGACAGGTGATCGGCCCTTTACCGATACTCTCCCCAGGCTGGCAGGCAACGGCTTCATCGCCGCCATCGGTGGTCTCCACAACGACTTGGAGCAGGTGGTGATCGGCCGGGCCCCAGTGGTACAGCGCTGGCGCTCCCAGCTTTCGCATGCGGGGGCGCGTTGTGTGCTGGTGTCGGGCAGCGGGCCGACGGTCGTTGGAATCTTCGACTTTGCGCCCGATCCCGAAACAATCGGGATGGGGCTGTCACCGGGTGATAGAATGATCGTGGCCCGGCCTGTCGCGACCCGTTCCGCGTTGATCATCGGGTGA
- a CDS encoding ribose-phosphate pyrophosphokinase: MPLELKIITGNSNRPLAQKIAVHLERPLTKCTVTRFSDGEVFVQIDENVRGSDLFIVQSTNAPAENLMELLMLIEAARRASARRITAVIPYYGYARADRKDQPRVSITAKLVANLITAAGADRVLTMDLHASQIQGFFDIPSDHLYSAIVFNDYFLKLGIKDPVVVSPDVGSIKMARAFAKTLSCGLAIIDKRRPEPNRAEVLHIIGQIEGKSVILRDDMVDTAGTLTEGARAVKAHGVQHVYACCTHPVLSGPALTRIAESPIERLVVADTIDTSARKLPPSIDVVSTAALFAEAIGRITEEKSVSQLFPPEPNGASDRDEQREREEIPPTQTRRSSVPTHTPTRARS, encoded by the coding sequence ATGCCACTGGAGTTGAAAATCATCACGGGCAATTCAAACCGTCCGTTGGCGCAGAAGATCGCTGTGCACTTGGAACGGCCCCTGACCAAGTGCACCGTGACGCGTTTCTCCGACGGCGAGGTTTTCGTGCAGATCGATGAGAATGTGCGCGGCTCCGACCTGTTCATCGTCCAATCGACGAATGCGCCTGCCGAAAACCTGATGGAATTGTTGATGCTCATCGAGGCGGCGCGGCGCGCCTCGGCTCGCCGGATCACGGCGGTCATCCCGTACTACGGCTACGCGCGCGCCGACCGCAAAGACCAGCCCCGCGTGTCGATCACCGCCAAGCTGGTCGCCAATCTGATCACCGCCGCTGGCGCCGACCGCGTGCTGACAATGGACCTGCACGCGTCGCAGATTCAGGGGTTTTTCGACATACCGTCGGACCACCTCTACTCGGCGATCGTGTTCAACGACTACTTTCTCAAGCTGGGGATCAAGGACCCGGTCGTGGTTTCACCCGATGTCGGGTCGATCAAGATGGCCCGTGCCTTTGCCAAGACGCTCTCCTGCGGTCTGGCCATTATCGACAAACGGCGTCCGGAGCCCAATCGTGCCGAAGTCCTGCACATCATCGGGCAGATCGAGGGCAAGTCGGTGATTCTGCGTGACGACATGGTCGACACCGCCGGGACACTGACGGAGGGCGCCCGGGCGGTGAAGGCGCATGGGGTCCAGCACGTCTATGCCTGCTGCACTCATCCGGTGTTGTCGGGTCCGGCACTGACGCGGATCGCGGAGTCGCCGATTGAGCGGCTGGTTGTGGCGGATACGATCGACACGAGCGCGCGGAAATTGCCCCCGAGCATCGATGTCGTCTCGACGGCCGCGTTGTTCGCTGAGGCCATCGGCCGAATCACAGAGGAAAAGTCGGTCTCGCAGTTGTTCCCCCCGGAACCCAATGGGGCGTCGGACCGGGATGAACAGAGAGAACGCGAAGAAATCCCGCCAACGCAAACCCGGCGGTCATCCGTACCAACACACACCCCGACCCGAGCACGGTCGTAA
- the tsaD gene encoding tRNA (adenosine(37)-N6)-threonylcarbamoyltransferase complex transferase subunit TsaD, which yields MAPPGPVLGIETSCDETAAAVIGPDGATESNVIYSQTLHAAYGGVVPELAAREHAGRLPGVVARALKESGRNWDDLAGIAVTAGPGLVGCLLVGVAFARAAARVRAIPLMAVNHLEGHAHTPAMTQADIVCPHLVLIASGGHTMLVTVHAPGQFQCIGRTVDDAAGEALDKVGKLLGYDYPAGPLLDREGYDGNPVAVRFPRARFDDPEYNFSFSGVKTAAALDWAARSEGRLPPVDRTDWIASFEAAVVGALSDNLSRAADDLNIQTVGLAGGVARNRRLRRIVQRWADQTGRNAVIPAPELCADNAAMIAAVGRYRLNDAPIPPERVDAVPGWELGEPLPLAEDM from the coding sequence ATGGCGCCACCGGGACCAGTCCTCGGAATTGAAACATCCTGCGATGAGACCGCCGCCGCGGTGATCGGACCCGACGGGGCGACCGAATCCAACGTCATCTACTCGCAGACGCTCCACGCCGCGTACGGCGGTGTCGTGCCCGAATTGGCGGCGCGCGAGCACGCGGGCCGTCTGCCGGGGGTGGTCGCGCGCGCGCTGAAGGAATCGGGGCGAAACTGGGACGATCTGGCCGGTATCGCCGTCACCGCCGGGCCGGGTTTGGTGGGGTGTTTGTTGGTGGGCGTTGCGTTCGCGCGTGCGGCGGCGCGCGTACGCGCTATCCCGCTCATGGCGGTCAATCATCTCGAAGGTCACGCGCATACGCCCGCAATGACCCAGGCGGACATCGTCTGTCCGCATCTTGTTCTCATTGCCTCCGGCGGGCATACGATGCTCGTCACGGTTCACGCACCAGGGCAGTTTCAGTGCATCGGCCGTACAGTCGATGACGCCGCCGGTGAAGCCCTCGACAAAGTCGGCAAACTTCTGGGATACGACTACCCCGCCGGCCCGCTGTTGGACCGCGAAGGGTACGATGGCAATCCCGTCGCCGTCCGGTTTCCCCGTGCGCGATTCGATGACCCGGAGTATAACTTCTCTTTTTCGGGGGTGAAAACCGCCGCCGCACTGGATTGGGCTGCTCGATCGGAAGGGCGGCTTCCTCCCGTCGACCGTACGGATTGGATCGCTTCGTTCGAGGCCGCGGTAGTCGGCGCGCTGTCTGACAATCTGTCGCGCGCGGCAGACGATCTGAACATTCAGACGGTCGGGCTGGCCGGGGGTGTCGCGCGCAATCGACGTTTGCGACGTATCGTGCAACGATGGGCCGATCAAACAGGCCGCAATGCCGTCATCCCCGCGCCCGAGTTGTGCGCCGATAATGCCGCCATGATTGCCGCCGTCGGGCGGTATCGCCTCAACGATGCCCCGATTCCACCGGAACGTGTCGATGCCGTGCCGGGATGGGAACTCGGAGAGCCATTGCCGCTGGCCGAGGACATGTGA
- the lptB gene encoding LPS export ABC transporter ATP-binding protein, with translation MSEAIDHGRGQPAIELSAVDLMKSYRRRRVVNGVSVTIRTGEVVGLLGPNGAGKTTTFYMTIGFIKPESGEVCLGTRTITRLPMYKRARLGIGYLPQEPSVFRKMSVADNIRVVLETQRLSRSERKQRQEELLEELNIAAVARSQGYQLSGGERRRVEIARALALRPRFMLLDEPFAGIDPIAVEDIQSIVARLREKGLGILITDHNVRETLAITDRAYIMCDGEILKEGTAQFLADDPEARKIYLGEKFRLD, from the coding sequence GTGAGCGAAGCCATTGATCACGGTCGCGGTCAGCCCGCGATTGAGTTGAGTGCGGTCGATCTGATGAAGTCGTATCGCAGGCGGCGCGTGGTCAACGGCGTCTCCGTCACGATTCGCACCGGCGAGGTGGTCGGACTGCTGGGTCCCAATGGCGCCGGCAAGACGACGACCTTCTACATGACCATCGGCTTCATCAAACCCGAATCGGGAGAGGTCTGCCTCGGCACACGGACGATTACGCGGCTGCCGATGTACAAGCGCGCGCGGCTCGGAATCGGGTATTTGCCGCAGGAGCCGTCGGTCTTTCGCAAGATGAGTGTCGCCGACAACATCCGCGTTGTGCTGGAAACGCAGCGCCTGTCGCGCAGCGAACGCAAACAGCGCCAGGAGGAATTGCTCGAAGAGTTGAACATCGCGGCGGTCGCGCGTTCCCAGGGGTATCAACTCTCCGGAGGAGAACGGCGGCGCGTCGAGATTGCGCGCGCATTGGCCCTGCGACCCCGCTTCATGTTGCTGGATGAGCCGTTCGCCGGTATCGACCCGATCGCCGTCGAGGACATCCAGAGCATCGTGGCCCGCCTCCGCGAAAAGGGGCTGGGAATCCTGATTACCGACCACAATGTGCGCGAGACGCTGGCGATCACCGACCGCGCGTACATCATGTGCGACGGCGAAATCCTCAAGGAGGGCACCGCCCAGTTCCTGGCCGATGATCCGGAGGCGCGGAAGATCTACCTGGGCGAGAAGTTTCGCCTCGACTGA
- the spoVG gene encoding septation regulator SpoVG — MEITEVRITLRNEDKLKAFANVTFDEEFVIRGLKVINGTNGYFVSMPSRKRSDGTHQDIAHPINNKMREKLEKAVLSAYEDELKSAGSPRSAATADSKEKPDSASGDD; from the coding sequence GTGGAAATCACCGAAGTCCGCATCACGCTGCGCAACGAGGACAAACTCAAGGCGTTCGCCAACGTTACATTCGATGAGGAGTTTGTCATCCGCGGATTGAAGGTCATCAACGGCACCAACGGGTACTTTGTGTCCATGCCCTCGCGGAAACGTTCGGACGGGACGCATCAAGACATCGCCCACCCGATCAACAATAAGATGCGCGAGAAGCTTGAGAAAGCGGTGTTGTCCGCCTACGAGGACGAATTGAAGTCGGCCGGTTCGCCGCGCAGCGCGGCTACGGCCGATTCAAAGGAGAAGCCAGACTCGGCGTCCGGCGACGATTAG